Proteins encoded within one genomic window of Elusimicrobiota bacterium:
- the nusB gene encoding transcription antitermination factor NusB, which translates to MGLRRQSREAALQILYLADVARLPCPEAATIIWAGANYPPKARRFADVLAAGSLAHRPEIDLLITRHADNWEISRMAAVDRNILRLATFELLFELDTPVSVVIDEAVEIAKSYSTVDSGKFVNGILDQIKASRPAPPPAVDPGSQRELFPT; encoded by the coding sequence ATGGGGCTGCGTCGACAATCTCGGGAAGCGGCCCTTCAAATTCTTTATTTGGCGGATGTCGCACGCCTGCCTTGTCCCGAGGCGGCAACGATTATTTGGGCGGGGGCCAACTATCCCCCGAAAGCCCGGCGGTTTGCGGATGTTTTGGCCGCGGGATCTTTGGCCCATCGGCCGGAAATCGATCTTCTGATCACTCGACACGCGGACAATTGGGAGATTTCTCGCATGGCCGCGGTGGACCGGAACATCCTTCGGTTGGCCACGTTCGAATTGTTGTTCGAGTTGGATACCCCGGTCTCGGTCGTGATCGATGAGGCGGTTGAAATTGCCAAGAGTTACTCCACCGTGGATTCCGGTAAATTTGTTAACGGTATTTTGGATCAAATCAAAGCCAGCCGTCCCGCGCCACCTCCCGCGGTGGACCCCGGCAGCCAACGGGAATTGTTCCCCACGTGA
- the ligA gene encoding NAD-dependent DNA ligase LigA, giving the protein MEQTVSPQAQAEALRQEIRRHDRLYYVDARPEISDGEYDQLFLQLKALEAGHPNLVTPDSPTQRVGGAATADFRPVTHPVPMLSLDNAFTEKDLLEWKERVAKGLPPGETVVYTVEPKIDGVGLALLYEQGVLVRAATRGDGETGEEVTANAKTIRAIPLHLEGPYPPRLEVRGEVYAPKADFEKFSQRLLEKGAPVPANPRNFAAGSLRQKDSRVTAERPLRYFVHSYGTVEGAVYDSHAEFLKACRSYGLPVDLKTMGGLPFDSVVTVCRQFQEGRAALPYEVDGAVIKVDRIDQQKRLGATFKFPRWAVAFKFPAAQATTRVLDVGLSVGRTGAVTPVAKLEPVECGGVTLASASLHNFDEVKRLDVKIGDWVLVERAGEVIPKVVQVIFSKRPADARPVLVPRACPACRGEIVRSKEDEVVFRCVNSACPAQIEKSLLHFASRDAMDIQGLGEAVVAELRSKQFVLDLADIYRVTKKQLLTLEGFKEKKADNLLKGIAESKSRSLARFLNGLGIRDVGEKGAILLAEHFGTLDKLVNATEEDLRALHEVGPVMAASVAGYFRQPMGRRLIEKFRQVGVDPVEEARRAGPFSGKIVVFTGTLTQLSRAEAERLVRELGGNTSSSVSSQTSFVVSGAAAGSKLRRAQSLGVEVMNEDEFLRRSGR; this is encoded by the coding sequence ATGGAACAGACTGTTTCCCCTCAAGCTCAGGCGGAGGCTCTGCGGCAAGAAATTCGTCGGCACGATCGGCTGTACTACGTGGACGCTCGACCCGAAATTTCTGATGGTGAATACGATCAGCTGTTCCTTCAATTGAAGGCACTGGAAGCGGGGCACCCCAACCTCGTGACCCCGGACTCTCCCACCCAACGGGTGGGGGGGGCCGCCACAGCGGATTTTCGTCCGGTGACACATCCTGTTCCTATGTTGTCCCTGGACAATGCTTTTACAGAAAAAGATCTTTTAGAATGGAAAGAGCGCGTGGCGAAAGGCCTTCCTCCCGGGGAGACGGTGGTCTATACGGTGGAACCGAAAATTGACGGGGTGGGATTGGCGCTCCTCTATGAGCAAGGGGTCTTGGTTCGCGCCGCAACACGGGGGGACGGCGAGACGGGCGAAGAGGTGACGGCCAATGCCAAAACGATCCGCGCCATTCCCCTTCACTTGGAAGGTCCGTACCCACCACGCTTGGAAGTGCGGGGGGAGGTCTATGCCCCAAAAGCGGATTTTGAAAAATTCAGTCAACGTCTTTTGGAAAAGGGAGCCCCCGTTCCCGCCAACCCTCGGAACTTCGCGGCGGGGAGTTTGCGTCAAAAAGATTCGCGCGTGACGGCTGAAAGGCCTCTTCGCTATTTTGTCCATTCCTATGGGACAGTGGAAGGGGCCGTTTATGATTCTCATGCGGAATTTCTCAAGGCCTGTCGTTCCTATGGTTTACCGGTGGATTTGAAAACGATGGGGGGCCTTCCTTTCGATTCTGTGGTGACCGTGTGTCGCCAGTTTCAAGAAGGGCGGGCGGCCCTCCCTTATGAGGTGGATGGGGCTGTGATTAAAGTGGATCGAATCGATCAACAAAAGCGATTGGGCGCCACGTTTAAATTCCCTCGTTGGGCCGTGGCGTTTAAATTCCCCGCGGCCCAGGCCACCACGCGGGTTCTGGACGTGGGGCTGTCCGTAGGGCGCACGGGCGCCGTGACGCCGGTGGCCAAACTCGAACCGGTGGAATGTGGCGGGGTGACCTTGGCGAGCGCTTCCCTTCATAATTTTGATGAAGTGAAACGGTTGGATGTGAAAATCGGCGACTGGGTTTTGGTGGAACGGGCTGGGGAAGTCATACCTAAAGTCGTTCAAGTGATTTTTTCCAAACGTCCCGCCGACGCACGTCCGGTTCTGGTGCCCAGGGCCTGTCCCGCTTGTCGGGGCGAAATCGTTCGCTCCAAGGAAGACGAGGTGGTTTTTCGGTGTGTCAATTCGGCTTGTCCCGCCCAAATCGAAAAAAGTCTTCTCCATTTTGCCAGTCGCGACGCCATGGACATTCAGGGGTTAGGGGAAGCGGTGGTGGCGGAACTCCGTTCAAAACAATTCGTCTTGGACTTGGCCGACATTTACCGAGTCACCAAAAAACAACTTTTAACTCTAGAGGGATTTAAGGAAAAGAAGGCCGATAACCTTTTGAAGGGGATCGCCGAATCAAAATCCCGTTCCCTTGCCCGTTTCTTGAACGGGCTGGGAATTCGGGATGTGGGGGAGAAGGGCGCGATCCTTTTGGCCGAACATTTTGGCACTCTGGATAAGCTGGTGAACGCCACGGAAGAGGATCTTCGCGCCTTGCATGAAGTTGGGCCCGTTATGGCGGCGTCCGTGGCAGGCTATTTTCGCCAACCCATGGGACGTCGGTTGATTGAAAAGTTTCGCCAGGTGGGGGTGGACCCTGTGGAAGAGGCTCGGCGGGCGGGACCTTTTTCGGGTAAGATTGTGGTGTTTACTGGGACGCTCACGCAACTCTCCCGTGCCGAAGCCGAACGCCTTGTCCGTGAGTTGGGGGGAAACACCTCTTCTTCGGTTTCAAGCCAAACTTCTTTTGTGGTGAGCGGAGCGGCCGCCGGTTCCAAACTTCGGCGGGCACAATCTTTGGGGGTTGAGGTGATGAACGAAGACGAATTTCTGAGACGATCGGGGCGCTGA
- a CDS encoding 6,7-dimethyl-8-ribityllumazine synthase, with product MPSALLEGRGRRFAVVVARFNKDITGKLEEACVRTLASHGSKTRVVPVPGAFELPLVARRLARSRKFDGVIALGCIIRGQTPHDRYIAQEVSRGLGQVALETDVPVIFGVLTPLTLRQAQARAGNGSSNKGAEAALAALEMANLGKLV from the coding sequence GTGCCATCCGCCCTTTTGGAGGGGCGGGGTCGCCGATTTGCTGTGGTGGTGGCGCGTTTTAACAAGGACATTACGGGAAAATTGGAAGAGGCCTGTGTTCGGACGTTGGCGTCCCATGGGAGCAAGACGCGCGTCGTTCCCGTTCCGGGTGCTTTTGAGCTTCCCCTGGTGGCTCGTCGACTGGCCCGTTCTCGAAAATTCGATGGGGTGATCGCGTTGGGATGTATTATTCGCGGGCAAACGCCCCACGATCGATACATTGCCCAGGAAGTTTCCCGCGGGTTGGGCCAGGTGGCGCTTGAAACCGATGTCCCGGTCATTTTTGGAGTCTTGACCCCGCTCACCCTCCGTCAAGCTCAGGCCCGGGCCGGTAACGGTTCCTCCAACAAAGGGGCGGAAGCCGCGTTAGCGGCCCTGGAAATGGCGAATTTAGGGAAGTTGGTCTAA
- a CDS encoding bifunctional 3,4-dihydroxy-2-butanone-4-phosphate synthase/GTP cyclohydrolase II, with protein MVTFQSVADALKDFKRGKPLIVVDDPGRENEGDVVIAAEKATPEAINFMAKEARGLICVPMLGDRLDRLNVLPMVERGEPREAAFTISVDAKKGVTTGISAHDRARTVRALVDPRTRPEDLRRPGHIFPLRYKEGGVLVRSGHTEAAVDLARLAGLAPAAVICEIMNDDGSMSRLPALGTFARRHGLKIVTIESLIAYRRRHERLVRRLVSANLPTRFGLFKIHLYEDVPTGEHHVALVRGEVAGSPNILVRVHSSCFTGDVLHSLRCDCGEQLEKAFEKINGAGKGVLLYMHQEGRGIGLMNKLHAYALQETGLDTVQANRKLGFKADLREYGIGAQILADLGLSSVRLLTNNPKKIVGIEGYGLRVTQRVSLEIPSNRHNRRYLATKRSKMGHQLEGL; from the coding sequence ATGGTAACGTTTCAATCGGTAGCGGACGCGCTGAAAGATTTCAAACGGGGTAAACCGCTGATTGTCGTGGACGACCCGGGTCGGGAAAACGAAGGAGACGTGGTCATTGCCGCGGAAAAGGCGACGCCGGAAGCCATCAATTTTATGGCGAAAGAGGCCCGGGGTCTGATTTGTGTCCCCATGTTGGGCGACCGATTGGACCGTCTTAACGTTCTTCCGATGGTGGAACGAGGCGAACCGCGTGAGGCGGCTTTTACCATTTCGGTCGATGCCAAGAAGGGGGTCACCACCGGGATCTCGGCCCACGACCGGGCGCGGACCGTGCGGGCTCTGGTGGACCCCCGCACCCGTCCCGAAGATCTTCGTCGACCAGGGCACATTTTCCCACTCCGGTACAAGGAGGGAGGCGTGTTGGTTCGGTCCGGCCACACGGAGGCGGCCGTGGACTTGGCCCGGTTGGCGGGGTTAGCCCCCGCCGCGGTTATTTGCGAAATCATGAACGATGATGGCAGTATGAGTCGCCTGCCCGCTCTCGGGACCTTTGCGCGTCGGCATGGCTTAAAAATTGTGACCATCGAAAGTTTGATCGCTTACCGGCGTCGCCATGAGCGGTTGGTGCGACGGCTGGTTTCGGCGAATTTACCCACCCGGTTTGGGCTGTTTAAAATTCATCTCTATGAAGATGTCCCCACCGGGGAGCATCACGTGGCCTTGGTTCGAGGGGAGGTGGCGGGATCCCCCAACATTTTAGTTCGAGTTCACTCGTCTTGTTTTACGGGGGATGTCCTTCATTCGCTTCGTTGCGATTGCGGGGAACAGTTGGAAAAAGCGTTTGAAAAAATCAATGGGGCGGGGAAGGGAGTCCTTCTTTATATGCACCAGGAAGGACGCGGGATCGGATTGATGAACAAGCTTCACGCCTACGCGTTGCAGGAAACCGGTTTGGACACGGTTCAGGCCAACCGCAAGTTGGGTTTCAAGGCGGATCTTCGGGAATATGGGATCGGAGCGCAAATTCTGGCTGATCTGGGCCTGTCCAGCGTGCGCCTTTTGACGAACAATCCCAAGAAGATCGTGGGGATTGAAGGATACGGTTTGCGCGTGACTCAACGGGTGTCCCTGGAAATCCCTTCCAACCGGCACAATCGTCGCTACCTGGCCACGAAGCGGTCCAAAATGGGCCACCAATTGGAGGGACTGTGA